A part of Balneolaceae bacterium genomic DNA contains:
- a CDS encoding antitoxin Xre/MbcA/ParS toxin-binding domain-containing protein: MRSLMNIIKEIATHYKTDDQSLYKLSKMAREGIPYSSFTLIVEDNPFDLSDWAKFLDISERTLQRYKKEDTTFSLLHSEKILEIALLNLKGIEVFGNKENYHTWLDSKSIALGGIKPRELLDNHFGIELIRGELIRIEHGVLA, translated from the coding sequence ATGCGTTCACTCATGAATATTATAAAAGAGATTGCCACCCATTATAAGACGGATGATCAGAGCTTATATAAGCTGAGTAAAATGGCAAGGGAGGGTATCCCTTACAGCTCTTTTACCCTGATTGTGGAAGATAATCCATTCGATCTCTCCGACTGGGCGAAGTTCCTGGATATATCAGAACGAACGCTACAGCGATACAAAAAAGAAGACACTACTTTCAGTCTCCTTCACAGCGAAAAGATCTTGGAAATAGCTCTGTTAAATTTGAAAGGTATTGAGGTATTCGGGAATAAAGAGAATTACCATACCTGGCTTGATAGTAAGAGTATCGCACTAGGTGGAATAAAACCCAGAGAATTGCTGGATAACCATTTCGGGATAGAGCTGATCCGGGGCGAGCTGATCAGAATTGAACATGGCGTCCTTGCATGA
- a CDS encoding RES family NAD+ phosphorylase codes for MTVFRLCRKPYRNDLSGRGAEIKGGRWNSEGVPLLYTSQSRALSVVELAVHLPLGIHPLDYFMLTITVPDFVPVQSSEEMGLPADWKERLHSQSTREIGNQFFDMNTHLVLEVPSAVVEGDHNYLVNPRHSDFNQVTLVETVPFQFDRRLFEREI; via the coding sequence ATGACCGTATTCCGGCTGTGTCGCAAACCTTACAGAAATGACCTGTCGGGGAGAGGGGCGGAAATCAAAGGGGGGCGCTGGAACAGCGAAGGTGTACCCCTGCTCTATACATCGCAGTCCCGTGCCCTTAGCGTAGTAGAACTGGCCGTTCACCTGCCCCTCGGAATTCATCCCCTGGACTATTTCATGCTGACTATCACGGTTCCCGATTTTGTACCCGTACAATCATCGGAGGAAATGGGACTGCCGGCAGATTGGAAAGAACGCCTGCATTCGCAATCAACGAGGGAAATCGGCAATCAATTTTTTGACATGAATACCCACCTCGTACTGGAAGTCCCCTCTGCGGTTGTGGAGGGTGACCATAACTACCTGGTCAACCCCCGTCATTCAGACTTTAACCAGGTAACATTAGTTGAGACGGTCCCTTTTCAATTTGACAGACGACTATTCGAGAGGGAGATTTAG
- a CDS encoding OsmC family protein, giving the protein MEKDDIKFTAKHLAKKLKLRNVKSEVVKRHNQLKKIYDDDPQKALIIDSAVVEGENLDDPFHSKVLMNDELKLPLKTGLHRAVGGDHDYSTPGDILCAALAVCLESTLRMIADRLEVQLQHTKVSVEANLDVRGTLKFDKSVPVGFQKINMEVELGSDNAGEKVLNTLFGAAVKSCVVYQTLKPAIPITKTLKII; this is encoded by the coding sequence ATGGAAAAAGACGACATTAAATTTACCGCTAAGCATTTAGCTAAAAAACTTAAACTGCGAAATGTAAAATCCGAAGTCGTAAAAAGGCATAATCAACTAAAGAAAATCTATGATGATGACCCACAGAAAGCGTTAATTATAGATTCAGCAGTAGTTGAAGGTGAAAACTTGGATGATCCATTTCATTCTAAAGTTCTAATGAATGATGAGCTAAAATTACCACTCAAAACGGGTCTCCATAGAGCTGTAGGCGGTGATCACGATTACTCAACACCCGGAGACATTTTATGTGCCGCATTGGCTGTTTGCTTAGAAAGTACCTTAAGAATGATTGCAGATAGATTAGAAGTTCAATTGCAGCACACAAAAGTGTCAGTTGAAGCCAACCTTGATGTCCGCGGAACATTAAAGTTTGATAAATCTGTTCCAGTTGGATTTCAAAAAATTAATATGGAGGTAGAATTAGGTTCAGACAATGCAGGAGAAAAGGTTTTAAATACTTTATTTGGTGCTGCAGTAAAAAGTTGCGTGGTCTATCAAACCTTAAAACCTGCAATCCCAATAACAAAAACCTTGAAGATAATTTGA
- a CDS encoding L-threonylcarbamoyladenylate synthase, which produces MLERIKKILREGGVAAFPTETVYGLGAYAWNPDAVRRVFELKGRPADNPLIVHLASARMAADFVPEIPEDARTLMTAFWPGPLTLILPKKPEVLDLVTAGLDTVALRWPAHPLAQELIATCGPLVAPSANKSGRPSPTRPEHVREDFGEDFPVLEAGETQIGLESTVLDLSREPYTILRPGYIGREQIEKALGKEVRLADSEEGEETDGEIPGRVGQTDADAPARSPGTKYSHYAPSARVRWMEEGEEPGRDNTLYLIHAETAAERPNVASYESDYERMARELYDRFRQADREGYAQVALRPFTADLRRSKPVAEALHNRISKAIG; this is translated from the coding sequence TTGCTTGAACGGATCAAGAAGATACTGCGAGAGGGCGGCGTGGCCGCCTTCCCCACCGAAACAGTCTACGGGCTGGGCGCCTACGCCTGGAACCCCGACGCCGTGCGCCGCGTCTTCGAGCTGAAGGGCCGCCCCGCCGACAACCCCCTCATCGTGCACCTGGCGTCGGCCCGCATGGCCGCAGACTTCGTCCCGGAGATTCCCGAAGACGCCCGCACCCTCATGACCGCCTTCTGGCCGGGTCCCCTTACGCTGATCCTCCCCAAAAAACCCGAAGTGCTCGACCTGGTCACCGCGGGCCTGGACACCGTGGCCCTGCGCTGGCCCGCCCATCCCCTGGCGCAGGAGCTCATCGCCACCTGTGGGCCGCTGGTGGCCCCCAGCGCCAACAAATCCGGGCGGCCCAGTCCCACGCGCCCCGAACACGTGCGCGAGGACTTCGGGGAGGATTTTCCCGTATTGGAGGCCGGCGAGACACAGATCGGGCTGGAATCGACGGTATTGGACCTTTCCCGCGAGCCCTATACCATTTTGCGGCCGGGATACATCGGCCGCGAACAGATCGAGAAAGCGCTGGGCAAGGAGGTGCGCCTGGCCGATTCAGAGGAGGGCGAAGAGACCGATGGCGAGATCCCCGGCCGTGTCGGACAAACAGACGCCGACGCCCCCGCCCGCAGCCCGGGCACCAAGTATTCTCATTACGCCCCCTCGGCCCGGGTGCGCTGGATGGAAGAGGGAGAAGAGCCCGGCCGGGACAACACCCTCTACCTGATACATGCCGAGACGGCGGCCGAGCGGCCCAACGTGGCAAGCTACGAAAGCGACTACGAGCGCATGGCCCGTGAGCTCTACGACCGCTTCCGGCAGGCCGACCGCGAGGGTTACGCCCAGGTTGCCCTCCGACCCTTCACTGCCGACCTCCGCCGGAGTAAGCCCGTCGCCGAAGCCCTTCACAACCGCATTTCGAAGGCTATTGGCTGA
- a CDS encoding thioesterase family protein, translating into MDAPSYDESLFPHWFRLPVRFRDLDPLNHVNNALFNTYYEEARIDFIREVPALVRGLEEGFSFVLAEITIRYLHPAEFPDTLLIGTGITDTGNSSISSYQAVFSGEENRLLSTARATGVWFDVEAGRPARLPDLPDPEAFRPDERMLSYRDHG; encoded by the coding sequence ATGGACGCACCCTCCTACGACGAATCCCTCTTCCCCCACTGGTTTCGCCTGCCGGTGCGCTTCCGCGACCTCGATCCCCTCAACCACGTCAACAACGCCCTCTTCAACACCTACTACGAGGAGGCGCGCATCGATTTCATCCGGGAAGTGCCCGCCCTGGTGCGCGGGCTGGAGGAGGGCTTCAGCTTCGTGCTGGCTGAGATCACCATCCGCTACCTGCATCCGGCCGAATTCCCCGACACTCTGCTGATCGGCACAGGCATCACGGACACGGGCAACAGCAGCATCAGCAGCTACCAGGCCGTCTTTTCGGGGGAGGAGAATCGGCTGCTCTCCACCGCCCGGGCCACGGGCGTCTGGTTTGACGTGGAGGCGGGACGGCCCGCGCGCCTGCCCGACCTCCCCGACCCGGAGGCTTTCCGCCCCGACGAACGCATGCTAAGCTATCGCGACCATGGATAA
- a CDS encoding HD domain-containing protein: protein MDKSTQYKIFNDPIHGFITVPKGTILRLIDHANVQRLRRIKQMGLGYLVFPAAEHSRFSHAIGAMELAQRTLNNLREKDTTISEAEYEATLIAVLMHDVGHGPLSHTLEYDLITDFHHEMMTLAVMKRMNKEFDGALDLAIKIFTGQYPKKPFLNQLISSQLDIDRLDYLKRDSFFTGVYEGSVGIDRILKTMRVHKGNIVIEKKGIYAIENYILARRLMYMQVYLHKTVLSADKLVRNIFARVRQLIDRGIKLYHPSPSMEYFLKKKPSAKKGISGEILDRYLDLDDNDVFQSIKYWQKSSDPVLADLCRRFQSRTLFRTTFTGGRKITKKMKEEVKRKTRAVLEKQGLPADEEAASYYYAFDRSYSEAYKYEKEGIWILEGKEKAVEFSKAADTDNIIALTEPVVKPFIVHLKDFEIEGI, encoded by the coding sequence ATGGATAAGAGCACCCAGTACAAAATTTTCAACGATCCCATCCACGGTTTCATCACCGTGCCCAAGGGCACCATCCTGCGGCTGATTGATCATGCGAATGTGCAGCGCCTGCGCCGCATCAAGCAGATGGGCCTGGGCTACCTTGTTTTCCCCGCCGCCGAGCACTCGCGCTTCTCTCACGCCATCGGCGCCATGGAACTGGCCCAGCGCACCCTCAACAACCTGCGCGAGAAAGACACCACCATCAGCGAGGCCGAGTACGAGGCCACCCTCATCGCGGTGCTCATGCACGACGTGGGACACGGTCCCCTCTCCCACACCCTGGAGTACGACCTCATCACCGACTTCCACCACGAAATGATGACCCTGGCGGTGATGAAAAGGATGAACAAGGAGTTCGACGGGGCCCTGGACCTGGCCATCAAGATCTTCACCGGGCAATATCCCAAAAAGCCCTTTTTGAATCAGCTCATTTCCTCGCAGCTCGACATCGACCGGCTGGACTATCTGAAGCGCGACAGCTTTTTCACGGGCGTCTACGAGGGCTCGGTGGGCATTGACCGCATCCTGAAGACCATGCGGGTGCACAAGGGCAACATCGTCATCGAAAAGAAGGGCATCTACGCCATCGAGAACTACATTCTGGCGCGCCGGCTCATGTACATGCAGGTCTACCTGCACAAGACCGTGCTCAGCGCCGACAAGCTGGTGCGAAACATCTTCGCCCGCGTGCGCCAGCTCATCGACCGAGGCATCAAGCTTTACCACCCTTCCCCTTCCATGGAGTATTTTCTGAAAAAGAAGCCCTCCGCCAAAAAGGGCATCAGCGGGGAGATCCTCGACCGCTACCTGGATCTGGATGACAACGACGTCTTCCAGAGCATCAAGTACTGGCAGAAATCCAGCGATCCCGTGCTGGCTGACCTCTGCCGGCGATTTCAGTCGCGTACCCTTTTCCGCACGACCTTTACCGGGGGACGCAAAATTACCAAGAAGATGAAGGAGGAGGTTAAACGGAAGACCAGGGCGGTGCTGGAGAAGCAGGGGCTGCCAGCCGATGAGGAGGCCGCCTCCTACTATTATGCCTTCGACCGCAGCTACAGCGAAGCCTACAAATACGAAAAAGAGGGCATCTGGATCCTGGAGGGCAAAGAAAAAGCGGTGGAGTTCTCAAAAGCCGCTGACACCGACAATATTATTGCGCTCACCGAGCCCGTGGTGAAGCCCTTCATTGTGCACTTGAAGGATTTTGAAATTGAGGGGATTTAA
- a CDS encoding M42 family metallopeptidase, which yields MLDDAAREFLEDLLITPSPTGFEKAGQKVWKSYTERFSDEVDTDAYGSAVAKLNTSFDVITVMLEAHCDEIGMIVQYIDDNGFVYINKLGGSDSTIARAKRVYIHNKRGRVSGVTGNTAIHLQENKNGGGKEPAWKDIYVDIGASDREEALEMVQVGDPITYASDFEYLSDDILTGRALDNRIGGFVIAQALKNLQERREELKVNVMALNSVQEEVGGYGARMMSYRLEPDMALVTDVTHATDSPGIDNKEHGQIKMRRGPVVQHGGANHPRIVEFVEGVAEKKEIPIQHEANSVRTGTDTDSIFHQKTGIPSGLISLPLRYMHSPVETVSVGDVEQLIELMTESVLALEPDQTFTVFD from the coding sequence ATGTTAGACGATGCGGCCCGGGAATTCCTGGAAGATCTGCTCATCACGCCCAGCCCCACCGGTTTCGAGAAGGCCGGCCAGAAGGTGTGGAAATCGTATACCGAGCGTTTCAGCGACGAGGTGGACACCGACGCCTATGGTTCGGCGGTGGCCAAGCTGAACACCAGCTTCGACGTGATTACCGTCATGCTGGAGGCGCACTGCGACGAGATCGGGATGATCGTGCAATACATCGACGACAACGGTTTTGTCTACATCAACAAGCTGGGCGGCAGCGACTCTACTATTGCCCGGGCCAAACGGGTCTATATTCATAACAAGCGGGGACGCGTTTCGGGCGTGACGGGCAACACCGCCATTCACCTGCAGGAGAACAAGAACGGGGGAGGGAAGGAGCCGGCCTGGAAGGATATCTACGTGGATATCGGCGCCTCCGACAGGGAGGAGGCCCTGGAGATGGTGCAGGTGGGCGATCCCATCACCTACGCCAGTGATTTCGAGTACCTGTCGGACGACATTCTCACCGGACGGGCGCTGGACAACCGCATCGGCGGTTTTGTGATCGCCCAGGCTCTGAAGAACCTGCAGGAGCGCCGCGAGGAGCTGAAAGTGAACGTGATGGCCCTCAACTCCGTACAGGAGGAGGTCGGGGGCTACGGCGCGCGCATGATGAGCTACCGCCTGGAGCCCGATATGGCGCTGGTCACCGATGTGACCCACGCCACCGACTCGCCCGGCATCGACAACAAGGAGCACGGGCAGATCAAGATGCGTAGGGGTCCGGTGGTGCAGCACGGCGGGGCCAACCACCCGCGTATCGTGGAGTTCGTGGAAGGGGTGGCCGAAAAGAAGGAGATCCCCATCCAGCACGAGGCCAACAGCGTACGCACGGGCACCGACACCGACAGCATATTCCACCAGAAGACGGGCATTCCCAGCGGGTTGATTTCGCTGCCGCTGCGCTACATGCACTCGCCGGTGGAGACGGTCTCGGTGGGCGACGTGGAGCAGCTTATTGAACTGATGACCGAGTCGGTGCTGGCCCTGGAGCCCGACCAGACCTTCACGGTGTTTGACTAG